ctacgcccagggACCTACAAACGACTTTTACAAAAAGCTaaggctcgaggtttcccaggaaTGATTGGAAGAATCGATTGCATACACTGGCaatggaaaaattgtccaactgcttggcaaaGGGATTATGGAAATCGAAAAGGccagaaaagtatcatcctcGAAGCCGTCGCTGGATTTGATACATGGGCTTGacacgccttcttcggagttgccaAATCTCAAAATGACTTGAACGTCCTGGGTtaatccccggtgttcaacGATGTTTTGAAAGGTGAAGCCCCGAATATTACCAAACAATACTGTCTACCAGAatgggtattatctagctgatggcatctaCTCGATGCGGACCACATTTGTGAAATCAATTCTGCATCCTCGATctcagaagcaaaaattatttgctgcCTATTAAGAGGGTTACAGAAAAGATGTAAAGAAGTGCTTTGGTATCCTCCAAGCCCGGTGGGCTATTATTAGGGGCTCATCGTGTCTCTTTGATGAGGAGCATAATGATGAcatgcatcatcctccataatatgattttgggggatgagtatgattatgatgcTGAAGATGTGTACGAACCGAATCCCATGAACACAACCTTAcaagaatttatgaaaaacccatggggccaaatggagaaccagtgcagcatgaaccgttgtTAGGGACGGTCGTTTCATGCTCAGTATGATTGATCGatacacggagatgcaatcgtcttatattcatgaacgacgtcaagttgacttaatatagcatttatgggcggtgaaaggcaatgagggtgaatgaagtgaagtgaagatgtttttttttaagaaaaaaaaaatttattatgtttatatcgtatttttagttttttttttttttttcatgctttGGTTCTggcttgtttattttttatgctttgtggtttgctttttatgtatggaatgttttgaataaaaagaattttgttgaatattttctttattcactaaaaaaaaatcaatacaactaataaaataaaatacatcaATTACCACTAATTTTTGAAacgaaaaattaaaatacaatgaaatgaaaggcaagcaaactaaCTTAATGGTTTTGATAATTTAACCAATCTGTATTGCTAGATCCATCGTCACAAAAAAGTCTttgtctcataacatcccttcgttctagcttccaaaattgtgttgtttcaggggacatatggcttgtatccgtggccatggtttctcgatcctttttttcaatattttcttgGCGTACGTACTCTTTTCTTGGCGtgcatactccctttctttgcgtatatactccctttcttttgcatattcttgTTGAATTGCTATATCGTGCTCTTATTGTTTCatgtccatttcaattctcatggcttggtgctttgaaatttcctccaaaaatttagatgcattATTGGTAGAATTACTCCatctcttcgccttcgccgccttcctcccaataggcctcaGCTCCTTTTGGAtaggtgagtcttgactcatcggagaatccataggtgaatctGATGTCGTTGAATCATGGAGTAACGTCTCAATCAACACCACCTGAGGATCCgttgaaataatttgaaatCTCTCACaattcttcaccacctcccaacattcggaatggttgaaagtttttttgccTTGTCCAGTAGCACTAAACCACATTTGTGTTTGCATaatctatataaaaaaaaaaagggaaatgcaataaactttaaaaaaatattggcaatgcaacaagtataaaaaaaaaactaatggaaatgcaagaaactttaattaaaaaatattggcaatgcaacatgtataaaaaaagtggaaatgcaagaaactttaaaaaatattggcaatgcaacaagtataaaaaaaataatgaaaatgcaataaattttaacaatttgttagaaatgcaagaaatattaacaaaatataaatatttcaagaaacatttaaataaatttggaaatacaagaaatattaaaaaaatatataaattgcaggaaacatttaaatacaaatgaatatgacatagaaattaataaaaggaaaattacaaataatttacgTAATTGCTAAGGTTTTCCCAGCTTCTATGGTTGTCCATTGCTTTTGCCaaggcatctctccatttcaccaactctttattgagaattttccacctactagataATGCCATTTCTATATGGGTCAAGCtaattgccctttcacaaaattcttgatgaatttttttttccacatttGAGAGAATTTCATCTTATTGCCCATTATGGGACAACGATAAAGTTGGACCCAACACTCACACAagaaaacatcttccatcGTGCTCCATGCCCATTCGGTTTCAATAGAAGACACTACAAAATAGAAGCCCTTTTCCGAGGGCATTTTGTCGTTGCAAAAAGCCTTTTGCCTTCGCAAATACCCTTTTTCGACGGCAAAAGTCCGTCGGAAGTCGTCGCTAAAAGACCGGTTGCAAATACTTCATTTCCGACCATTCCGTCGGAAATAATGTATTTCCGACGCCCAGGCTTCGTAGCTATTGCTTAAATTTCTATTAAAAATGGATTTTTTAAACGACCCTACATATTTATTTCCGACCGTACCTATGGTTGTAATTACTTATTTGATTGTCGAAAATAATTCTTTTATCgtgatttcttgtttttgctaAATCATATTTTCAACCAATGAGTGTCGTCAGAAATAGTGTTTTTGACAATGATATATTATTTGTGAGGGCTAGATTTCGTCGCAATTATCATTACCGACCAAAAGAGTTCGtggaaaatatataatagCTCGTTGGAAAAGagtataacaaaatattttcgaTGAGCAAGTTACGTcggaaatatatatttccaaCCACATTTATTCGTCACAAAGTTTGTCGCAAATAGATTAATCCTGTCGGAAAATATTTTCGACGAACAAGTGGTTGGAAATATAATTGTTTCGACCCGATTATGTCGTGGGGAATGTTGTTGGAAATAGGCAATTATTGTCGGAAAGTATTTCCGATAATAAAGTATTTCTTGGAAATATGCATTACCGAGAGGGAAATGTGGTCGaaaaatgtaattattttataaaaaaattaataaaaagaaatttgaataataatatttgctATAAATAGTTTTCTAATCATCCATATTTAATTggtaatataaaaaaaaatcttacgACACCATACTGTACTAAAATTTTAAGcgttcaattaaaattattctaaataGTTAAAACATAAACAATCCCCATCATCCTTAAAACATATAAGCAATCCGCAAATATATCAGAAccttgaaattcaaaatacaTTTGTAGCAAAATACAATTGATGTTGCACTACTCGTCTTCAAGGTGAGCATCTGAACAACTTTCTACATTGTCTTGTCAAATAAAAGGTAATAATTAATAAGACATAAATCgtttaagaataaaaataacaaatacaatATTTAACAGTGAGCAAAATATTGAGATTGCCTATTaaggagcgtcctaagggagacgcagggtgacGAGTAGAAGCATCCGTTTGGAGACGCAACTCACTAAAAAAGCGTCCCAAGTGAGATgcagggtgcgccaggaaTTTCTTAAAAGCAGGTCTCCATGCTTTCTGCGGGAAATATCAAGATTcttatccgtttcctaagagAGGTAGGATAGTCATGTAGTTTCCCATAAGCAGCGTCCTACGAGAGACGCAGGGCGACAACCAAGGCATCCTACGAGATGTGTCGAACACACTCGGAGTCGCTCAAGAGGGACCCTGTTACTCGCCAGCTTCCTAAGGGGAACCATTCTACAGGATATGCAGTGCATGCTCGGAGTTCTTCGAGAGGGCCCTTGGTACTCACAAATCTCTAAAGGAGGATGTGTAATCAAAACACAGTCTGGTTactcaagcagttcacaagtcaaatatgcaaattgaagttggaaaatgtaactgaaatttccataacaAATAGACCAAccggccaagttcaacaaaaaaaaaaaaaaagatggtcAAATAAGACCAGttattctaaacaaaaaagcaaactacaaaagctgaaaagaaaaaaaaagagtcttcATCTACTTTGAGACGCCAGCAGAAGACCTTTAAGCTGCAGCCTCTTCGGCATCCACCTGACCAACTACGCCTTCAGCAGCTCCATCTGCTTGCACCATGACATCTGCCATCATCTCGTCTGCTGCGTCCACCTCTGCTTCATCCTCTCCGGTTACTTCCTCTTTAGTTCCTCTTTCCATAGGGAGTGAGTCGGGGCAAAGCATCTCAATGTCTACATCGTCAATCGCATACAAGGGATCAGTCCCATCTGCGCAATGCAGGTAGCCCAACTTGTACGCATCTATGGTGGCTTCAGACTTGGATTCTTTAGCAGACTTATGGTAGGCATGAAATCTAGCCAGAAGTTTGTCATAGCTAAGGGAGATGTCAGCATTCTTACactcaagacgaaagaaggCATCTTTTCTACTAGCCTAATCAGTAGCGGAAGAGTTGAGCTCGAAATCATTGTCGGTAAGGGAACTTTTCAGCCCAGATATCATCGCCCTCAAATCAGACATCTTCTTCTCGTAACGGGCCTGCTCGACGGAAAGCTGGCTGGCCAATTcagcattcttcttctccaactcgcTGAGTTGAGCAGAAGAGAGGCAACAGCAGATGAGTTCCAAATAGTCTCAGCAGCAAAAATTAGTCCTTTTTGAATCAGATGGAATGTcgcttccttttgtttttccaaggaaaggCACGAGAAAGTGCCAAGATCATCGGCTTGACGGATGCGATCAACTAACTCAGCACAGGAGAATGGGTTTGATAGGACGTTCGTCTTGAGCAGATCAGATACGTATGCATCCCTTACAGAGCTAGTCTTGTTCATCTTCGGACCAACTGCCAACGTTGAGGAAGAACTTTAACCCAGGCAGATGACTCTCTCATCTTCTTAGCCTCTGCCAACCTCATATGCAAAGGAGTCAATAATGCTGGATCATGAGCAGACCTTCCGTTTCGatctccatcttttgactGATGCAAACGACTCGAACTTCTAGGAGGAATGTCTGCATCTCTTAACCGCTCGGCAGAACTAGGTCGGGCACGAGCCACTTCATGAAATATATCATGGTTTTCGAGCGTGTCAGCATGAGGCTCGAGCAGAACACCCCGAGTACCTCGCATACCACCAACCTTCGTGTTATCTGCACCCATGAGATGCTTGACCCTTGCAGATGATGAGGGAGCAGACCCCACTTGAGTTTTCTCAGCAGAAGGGAGCCTTGGTTTCTTCCTCAATAGAGACCCATCCTTTGCGTGCAAAGAAGTAGCTTCACCTCTTGAAGATTGGGCAGCAGCCTTTCTCTTTGAGAGAGATTCAGCAGAACATTCTTCCTGTCCGCCAAGCAAATCATCAGGGTCAGGACCGTTCTGCTTCCACCTTTCGACATCCTCGGCAAGGGGCAAACCACCGTCTTCCTCCCGGTACTCACTCAACAGCCAGCGCCACTTGCGAAACCTTAGAGGGATGTTCAAAGCACGACGGACCTTAGCCATGTCCGGTCCAAGCTCCAATTGCTTGCTAATGTCATCACTACAAGCAGAAGACAGAAGTTAGTTAGCCACacttcaagaaattcaaataaaaggaGCATATCAAAAATTGCAAAGAGACATACCATCACAATAGGTGATGGGAACAAGTTGGCCGTCACCGATGTCGCCCTCCCACCGTCCGCTGACCTCCAACACGTCGTCATGCCAAGCGTGATCCCTTTGACTAAGACTGTTGAACAGCTTGGCCTTGTAGACTCGAACTTGGGCATACTGCTCGAAGTGCCTCACttcgaaaaaataaaagaactctTACACCGTTAGCTCTAACATGAAGAAACGACTCAGATTCTCGAAGCACATGATCGCCCAGTAAACATTTGGAGTACACTAGCTTGGAGCACACTCCATGGCGCATAATACCTCCTTGAACAGCTTTGACAGAGGAAATTCGAAGCCCAAGGAGAAATAAAAAGGGCGGAAGGTGATGATCCTAGCATCAAGATCATTCGCATCCACCAAAGGCTCGTTCTCAGTTCGAGACTTCAATAGCTTGATTCGCACGTCATTTCGAATGGCAGGCGCATAAGTAGCCCGCCACTTTTGGAATTGAGCATTAGTACTGACACGATGCAAGTTGGCCATGAACTTCTTGCTATGCACTATGGAGCCTCCCCATAAATACAAAGGGACCTAAGAGCTTGGAGCCTTGCTACCATCTCCAAAAGACATGGTTGATCAAAGGGTagcttcaaaaagaaaaaaaattctacaagttagaatgcaagaaaaatttgcaaagaaaaaaaaaggaaagaaaagccaACAGCAGCAAACAGAAAGgaaattagaagaagaaaaagaatttgagctGTTTGGACCAACCCAAGTTGAAGAGTGTTAGTCTAGCAGGTGCTCCAGCATGCAGCCTAGCAGCAGTCACAGCCCAGCTCCCGCCTCCATCGCAGCGCGCATCTTGCTAGGCCTGCCGACTCTACTCCAGCTCTCCCAGGCCTGTGCAGTGCACGAGGCCCATTCCTTCCTCCTGGCCCGCATGCTCCAACACCAGCGCATATGGCCTGTTGCCTAGCGCAAGCCCACGTCGCATGGTAGCCCAATTCCGTTCAACTCCAATGCAGGGCCTAGCCTCATCTTGTTCCAACTCCTAGCCCAGCGCCGCCAGACCTGCAATGCGAACCCAACACATGCTCGCTCAAGCCTGCCAGCCACCCAAGTCTCCAGCCATGCTTCAAGGCATAGTCACGCACCCTTTTCAGCTCCCCTCATCGACTAGAAGGCATGGTCAAAGCTGCCAAAAGTCAgagatataaaaatatatatatatacatacaacCCAAGTCGAATTACCTTGGGTGTACGGTGAAGACAAGGACTCAAGAAGGACGGGAAAAATTCTCCaaagttttctctctctcactaatGAAATCGGATGGATTTTGGATGTGAAGAATAAATTGGAGGAGCCCTACATTTATAAGGAGAAAAATTCCTTGACCTACAAGGAATATCAAACCCTTTCCAATTGAGTGTTCATAAAATTGGCAAGTCAAACACCTCCTCTACTCGGGAGCCCAGGTTTATGAAGTAAGCCTagttacagctggacagcccAACGGATTATTTGTGGGGCATTTACATCTCCTGCATGCCACTacgcgccatgcagaagctggggggcatttgtgggaacctaattaaatcagaccctaggtcaaataattccttccatttggggattatttgatctaattgggaattaatcaacctaattgggagttactcaatttaattggtaattacccaattaaattgaatgttacctaattaggttgagaattgatttgattcttaccacaattcccaattaaatgaggagttacctaattaaaaaaggatttgatttgatacctaccacaattaaggatttgatttataatcaattccaaataggggaataattcccttccatctacggaattattcatctgaaaccctagcctctaagaccactataaaaggatagccacacacaagggttgaggtacgtctgAAATCTCTACTGAAACTCTACAGAAAATTCCTCTctaaccctagccacctcatttctttctctcttttacataaggctccggccGCCCGGTTTACACATTAAACACATCCCGCACCCTATTTTAGCTATCGTTTCTCTACggatcggagggcctttggccaacacccccccggtgtggtcctcttatttgttttattttgtaggGTGAAAGAGGTGGCGAAGAAGAAAGTGGAATCTTTCGaaccgaatattctcgtggggaaatttgctcccacaataCTGTAGTAGTGATTTTTGTCCCTAGAGAACATCTGTCTCATGATCCCTTCTTCTTcgcttctctttcttcctgtAAAACAACACGGAGTGAAAAGACCACACTtagggggtgttggccaaaggccctccgattcCTACGTTAGGTCGACTGTGTATAGGAGAAACAATAGCTAACAAAGTGTACGAAGATTTCTCTCGGGGAGCACCAGGTAGCCTGAGCCATGTGTGGTGGCTAGAGCCTTGTGTGTGTGAAAGAGAGAGTGGCGACTAGGGTTTGTGAGAGGGGATTTCTACAAAGTTTAGATGTACCTCAGACCTTGTGTGTAGCcatgtatttctaggagcctcGAAGGCTAAGGTTTTGGAAGAATACTTCCACACATGGAAAAGAATTATTCTTCCTCAATTTGAAgagattgatttaattagggattcCCAATTATGGCAAGAATCCCTAATTtagtcaaataattcccaaattgattggaTTAATTATTTGACATAGGATATGTAAATATTTGCTTCCATAAATGCCCCCCAACTTATGCATGGCATATGTTGGCATGGAGGATGTGTGAATTGATTNNNNNNNNNNNNNNNNNNNNNNNNNNNNNNNNNNNNNNNNNNNNNNNNNNNNNNNNNNNNNNNNNNNNNNNNNNNNNNNNNNNNNNNNNNNNNNNNNNNNAAAAACAGAGCTCAAAACAGGGACTACAGccatttttttggtgaaattttgTATTCCAAGGAGGCTCTTAAGCTGTTGCAGAGAAACTATCACAGCAGCTCCAGCCATAAAACCAATAAGAGTGGCCTTTGAAAGGAAATCAATGATAAATCCAAGCCTGCATCCACCAATACCAAAACATTgatcaattttgtttcttataatATTGTCTTTTGTCCTTTCAAGTTTTAGATAAGAAGGCGGCAAAACTACAGCAAATTATGCTGGGAAGTGAAGGTGGGGGCCACTTACCTCAATAATCCTAGGGAAGCTTGGATAATACCACTAAAGAAGGTTGAAGTAAAGGCAAGTTGAAGAAACAAGTTTGGATCTTTTGTGGGAGAAACTTCTTGCATAAGCATTGATCCCATTATAAGAGAAGCAATGGACACAGGTCCTACTGCAAGGTCTCTTGAGCTTCCAAGAACAGCATACACTAAAGGAGGAACAAAGCTGGAATCTACAGGTCCAAAAAAGATCAATTAACAAATGCAACACATTCAGAATTGTAAACAAGTAACAGAAGCAAATTACTCACAGAGACCCACAATTGCAGGTAGATTAGCAAGCTTAGCATAACTGATTccctgaagaagaagaaaaagaaagagttaaATTAAGAACAGGGTATatgttgttttcaaatttcaatcatGAAATTGGGAAATCAAAGTTGAAAATCAAGCTTTGTACCTGAGGGATGGCTAAACTAGCAATGGTGACACCAGAAATAATGTCAGACTTGAGGAGCTTGAAGCTGTAAGTAGGACCCCATTCAAGGATAGGGAAGACATACTGAGCTCCAAGAATCCATTGCTTCTTTGGTGGCTGTCCTTTGAACTGGTGCAAAGGGTCATCTGGGAAGAAGGTTTCTTTGAGCCTGGCCATGAGCTTCTGCAAGGTGCTTCTATGGGGTGGAGGAACAACCTTGTGAACCTCCAATCCCCCCATTGGTATGTCCATGCAGTGGTGcatattgttgttgttgttgttatttggtGTGTTTATGGTGGGATGCGGGTTATTTAACTTTGAGGGAGAGGAGCCCTCTATTTTATCATGTGAGGCTTCTTCCATCAATCAACTTCTCCAGGGGACCGCTAAAAACAAATTagtactactactactacaaATCTTGCTAGCTACTATACTATTACTAATTGACTAGGGGTGGCTGAGCCCGCAACTTTTGCTAATTACTCATGAAAAGACACAAAGTGAATTGGTTTATCTCTAGCTCTCTATCTGTATATGTACAATTAGCTAAGCTAGTTAGGCTAAAAGGGGTGCTCAaagaataaaatgaaaagttcAAAGGGGGGAATCTGTAAAATATTAAATGTGGAGGGAGATGATAAAAGGAAAGCTTACAAGtaaaaaattttgttgaaagGTACTAGGCCTGTAAAAGATGGTTGAAACATTGAAGAAGGTACATAAACTAGTGTGCCATGcaaatgggttgggtttgtaATTGGCTGAAGATGATCACCGCGGCAGGTAATATTCTGAGGGATATTCTCAGTGTTCATCTAAGCTGTAAATAAATGGTCTAAACTCTGTAGGAATTTTATGTGGACAGTTGCTAGACATGTTAAATACAGTAACACAATTGTTACAAGTTTACAACTGATCagagtagaagaagaagaacgtCGATCGGTGGTGTTTTCGGTTTGGGTCGGTACCTTTGTTGtgatgaggatgaggaggtGAGCTATAAGCTATAAGAAGCTAGCAGCCTAGCAAGCACCATATTGGTAAATTGTTTGTCATGCATTAAGCAAAATGACAGG
The window above is part of the Prunus dulcis chromosome 1, ALMONDv2, whole genome shotgun sequence genome. Proteins encoded here:
- the LOC117617620 gene encoding probable sulfate transporter 3.3 gives rise to the protein MEEASHDKIEGSSPSKLNNPHPTINTPNNNNNNNMHHCMDIPMGGLEVHKVVPPPHRSTLQKLMARLKETFFPDDPLHQFKGQPPKKQWILGAQYVFPILEWGPTYSFKLLKSDIISGVTIASLAIPQGISYAKLANLPAIVGLYSSFVPPLVYAVLGSSRDLAVGPVSIASLIMGSMLMQEVSPTKDPNLFLQLAFTSTFFSGIIQASLGLLRLGFIIDFLSKATLIGFMAGAAVIVSLQQLKSLLGIQNFTKKMAVVPVLSSEEREAKKKGS